The Butyrivibrio proteoclasticus B316 genome segment ATCGCCCTCATCTGTAACGATAAGGTCTATCTGGTTTTTGAGTCTTCTGTTTATGAATGATTTAATCTCTTCTTCTGTCAGACGGATCCTTGTTTTAATGAGTGCGTCCTGCATAATATCATTTATATTGAGATTAAGGGCAGCAGATAACGTCTTATCAATTTCTCTTTGAAGAGCATCCTTCTTAAGATCTGAAGCATCTCCAGCATAAAAACTATCTATATAGCAATAAGGTATATCATGCTGTTTGAGCGTATCTTTAAAACTTGCTCCACACTTTTCACGTTCCGCCATGATAAGAAAATTTACATTTGGCATCTCTTCCATCAGGCCCCAGTAATCAGAATCGCTGGATGCGAGGATAAATGTATCAACTCCATTAGAGTAGTGTTCCTGACATATTCTTGCTGTAACCTTTATATCCGTCAAAGACTTGCTCTCCATGACTCTTTCGATCATGATGTACTCTGTGGGAATATGCGTATAATCTTCAAGTATTTCCCAAGCTGATGTAGTATGCACGTCATCATAAAGTATTATTTTTGTTATCTTTGATGCCTTATTCTGGTCAAGTCCTTTTATTGCAGCACACAGTCTGTATGGATCAGAATTTTCGCAGTCCACCACAAATACACATTTGCTACTGTTTTCAATGACCGTATGGATGTTGTCCTTGGTTCTGTCGCTTGCATCGGATACAAGGTTAAGTTCCGTGAACTCATCATTATTCCACTGGTACAGTCTTGTAACAAACTTTTTATCATCATAAAGGATATTGCCATCCCTCTTAGCAGGCCAGTTCATATAAACCTTAAAAGGATAGAAATCGATATTTGCATAAAAGAATTCAGCTGCTCTTTTGGTACCCTGAGGAGTCAGACCATCCGGCATTATAAAAATATCAGCAAGGTATTCCCATTTAAGCCATGCGGGAAATAAAACCCTGCAGTTATTGATGCGGGCTTTTATATTGCTGTTTAGATTTATCATAAATGGCGTTGGGTCAGTAAGATTGGTATAAATGTCTATTCCATCATCTGAAAGACTTTTCATGGCTTCCGGGGGCATGTATTCTGGCATGGTCATTATACTTAGCCCGTCATGCTGAATACCATTGCATACCTTAAGGAAATTATGTTCAAGCTGGGTCCGTAAATGGCAAAGATTTCTTATGATCCTTGCTCTCTTGTCTTTTTCAAGCTCATTATATATATCCAGCTTTAGTAGAATCTTATCGGATTCAAAGAATTTTTTATGTACTCCAAGAAGGTATGCTGTTTTTGAAACAATTTCAAAATGCGAACCTCTAAATCCGCTGCGCTCATCATCCATTACTGCTAGAACATCAGAAAAATCATTAAACTGGTTTGCTGTGAAATCCATCGTTCCTCCATAGTTATTTGATAACGTCCAATAAATATATCATACTCCTATTTTGTTTGGATTTTCTGCACAGAAGCCGTTTTTATTCACATTTTTCTCGCATATTCCTTATGAACAAGATGCTTTCAACGTTTTACTAACCATTAATTCTTGACATTTAGTAAATACGCTTCTATCATTGATATTAGGTGATGTATTCCGCTATTTGTGCGGCATGCATTGCATAAACAACTACTAACGCTTGACATTCTGTGAAGTTCTTCTTCGCTCATGTCGGGCCAACAAATGGAGGGTACTATGAACAAAACAGAACTCATCGATGCTATGGCAAAAGCAACCGGACTTTCAAAGAAAGATGCTGGTAAGGCGCTTGATGCTCTTACAGGAACAGTTTCTAAGGAGCTTAAGAAGAAGGGTAAAGTTCAGCTTGTAGGTTTCGGCACATTCGAAACAGTTAAGAGAGCAGCTAGAACAGGTAAGAATCCTCAGACTGGCGCAGCTATCAAGATTCCTGCATCTATCGCGCCTAAGTTCAAGGCTGGTAAGGCTCTTAAGGATGCTGTTAACAAGAAGTAATTTTAGTTATTAACGAAAATGCTATACGAAAAGAAATCATAAACTCGATAAAACAATAAAGTGTTTACAAAGAGATAGATCTAGTGGCCCAGGTCTATCTCTTTTTTATGCAAAAAGAAGCCGGCACTTTTGAGTGCCAGCTTCTTTTAAGCATAAATATCATCTTCATATTCTGTTTTTAGCTGCAATGTAAGAACCATTGTCTGCACTTTTGTCAGCGCGGCAGCTCCAACCTTGAAATAGTTGATAGGAACTCCAATCTGCTGAAATTTTTTCTTATGCTCTATCTCCTTCCCGAGATAAGACATAAGCTCTTTTTGGTGCTCTTTTAAAAAGGCTACATTTGCATATTTAGACACTATTGGAATATCACATCTTATAAGCGAAAACCAGTCCTTGTCGCCGTTAAAATCAATTCTTGGGGCAGTGCCTACAAAATACGGAACTTCCTTTACCGGCTTTAGCTTATCTTCTACCATTTTTGGCAGTATGACCTGGTCCATAACTTTGATCGCCTCGTCAAGATCAATGGGCATTGGCAGTTTTCTTAAAGCCGCGGCCATTTCGGCAGAAACAATTTTAATCCCGGTACAGTCTCTTAAGGCAATCTTCCATACAGGACCGCTAAGCCCCATAAATCCAGAATAGGAATAGATATCGCCCCATTCGGATTTTCGCTTATACATTTCATCTAGCGGGTATGGCCATGTAAGACCATAATTTTCGTCATGCAGGTATGTGCAGTTCTGATCCCATGTTCCTCCCATGATCTCATTTTTCGCCTTGCTATAATATATATTATTGAAATTATCATTTTTATTATAGTGTCTAGCCAAATAAAGCCTTTTGCCTGGTATCGCGTTTGTTTTTACCATATTGGCATAATCGGAAAATGTCATGATATTGCTTACTTCATAAGCCTGAAGTTCTCCGACCATGCGGCAGATCCTGCTTTTAAAGAAAATTGGTGCATCGCACCCAGCCTTAATGGTCTGATAAAGATTATCTTCTGCCCATTTTACCGGATCTGCTACCAGATACACATCGCCAAAATACGGATGATCTACCTTTATACCCTTGGTTAGGGCCTTTTTGGTGGCATTTTCCAAGACCTTTTCATAATACATGTTTTCTTTCCTTTCTTAACTGACATAAATAGCTGATATTCAAATAATGGATTAGCCTGGACAAAATAAAAACCCGGCTGCATAACAACCGGGTTTTAAAATTAAGCACTAAGTGGAGTATATGAGGTTTTC includes the following:
- a CDS encoding PIN domain-containing protein produces the protein MDFTANQFNDFSDVLAVMDDERSGFRGSHFEIVSKTAYLLGVHKKFFESDKILLKLDIYNELEKDKRARIIRNLCHLRTQLEHNFLKVCNGIQHDGLSIMTMPEYMPPEAMKSLSDDGIDIYTNLTDPTPFMINLNSNIKARINNCRVLFPAWLKWEYLADIFIMPDGLTPQGTKRAAEFFYANIDFYPFKVYMNWPAKRDGNILYDDKKFVTRLYQWNNDEFTELNLVSDASDRTKDNIHTVIENSSKCVFVVDCENSDPYRLCAAIKGLDQNKASKITKIILYDDVHTTSAWEILEDYTHIPTEYIMIERVMESKSLTDIKVTARICQEHYSNGVDTFILASSDSDYWGLMEEMPNVNFLIMAEREKCGASFKDTLKQHDIPYCYIDSFYAGDASDLKKDALQREIDKTLSAALNLNINDIMQDALIKTRIRLTEEEIKSFINRRLKNQIDLIVTDEGDVKLEYRAIKH
- a CDS encoding HU family DNA-binding protein, translating into MEGTMNKTELIDAMAKATGLSKKDAGKALDALTGTVSKELKKKGKVQLVGFGTFETVKRAARTGKNPQTGAAIKIPASIAPKFKAGKALKDAVNKK